In Cicer arietinum cultivar CDC Frontier isolate Library 1 chromosome 7, Cicar.CDCFrontier_v2.0, whole genome shotgun sequence, the genomic window AGATTATGCAACGAGATCTTAGTACAGTCGTCTGTGAATGAACTATTCCCAAATCTGCAGGATTCAAGGCTAGGATAAGGAGAAAGaaggagaagagaaaaaaaaatgaatatacaCATATGAAAGTGATAAGAAAGaacaataagaaaacaaaatgagaatgcATTTATTGAAATTCAAAGTATTGGAAAAACAACATTGTATCCATCCTAAATATAATGAAACATCTTAAGGTCTTAGTAACAGTAATAATGCTTTTAGAATTACATTGGAATTGCATTAAATATCATAGGTGACTTGACTACTTTCCAATTCCTGATTTCTGCCCCTACACCACACGGGCGAATCCAATTGGCATCCCCATCAAACATGTCATCTTCAGCTGCCGCAATATGGATTTCACTTGTTGGTCTTGCACTTTGGAAACTCCGTCGGATGTCACAGATGGGAATCCTTTCGATTCTTGGCTCTCGATTTTCAATTCGAgctaatcttttttcttttttctctttgacCAATCTCCGTTTGTCATCCCTGGTGGGTTTGTAACCTAAACCCCACTTATCTCTATTTTCAGGAAGTTCCACCGGTTCTTTGAGCCCTTCTTCATCCTTCCCCAACCCGTGCCACGGATGGTGTCCTCTACTCAACATGAACTTAGCCACCATAATAGCAGTGTTGGACATATGTGGTTCTATAGGTGTCGTTTCGACATAAGCGGTGTCCacgatttctagtgtttggaagGCAGTTTCTAGAGCGTCTTTTGTTGTCTCAACATAAGGTGTGGTGGACAAATTACTCACCAACAAATCTCCTTCTCCTGATACGAttaccaattggtcatttcataTACTTCAGCTTTTGGTGTAAGGTTGATGGCACTACGCCGGCAGAATGGATCCATGGCCTCCCCAATAAGCAACTATAAGCGGGTACAATATCCATCACGTGAAACGTGATTTCGAATGTGACCGGGCCTATTTGAATTGGGAGATCGATTTCCCCCATTACTTCTCTGCGACTCCCGTCGAAAGCTCTAACAACCATGGGACTTGGTCTCATATATGTACCATCACAAGGTAGTTTTGCTAATGTTGATTTGGATATGACATTCAGTGAGGAGCCATTGTCAATGAGGACTCTTGACATTATATGGTCGAGGCACATTACTGatatgtgtagtgctttattatgcccTCTCCCTTCGGTCGGCAACTCATCATCTGTGAAAGTTAGGTGATTGTTGGTTgtgatgttatttatgatgcctCCAAATTTGTCCACGGTGATGTCGTGAGTGACATGAGCCTCATTTAGTATTTTCATCAATAGCTTCCGGTGGGACTCAGAATTCATCAATAGGGATAACAATGAAATCCTTGTAGGAGTATGGTTGAGTTGGTCGACTATTTTGTATTCACTCTGTTTGATGATTTTGAGAAATTCCTGAGCTTCTTCATTAGAAACCTCATTTTCCACTTTCTCATTTTcgactttcttttcttctttatctGTGTATGCCTTCTCAAACACCACTCTCATTTCTCTTTGTGATTTTCCTGGGGAGCATATCCGATCATTTCTAGTCATTCCTATTCCTGAAACGTTTGTGACAGCGGTGGTTTTAGAGCTAGAAACATCTTTGTCCTTCTGTTTAGCTAGATGTACCTCTACATTATAGTTCCAAGGTACGGCTTTGTTGTCTTTATATGAAAAAGGGCTTGGTATCTGAACTATTAAGGTCCTAAAATCACCGGGGGAATTCATACTTTCCTCCTTAGTGAAATGAATGACCAATGGCTTTGGGATGGTTATGCCAAGTTTTTCTTTTGATTGGGTTGCAATCATACCGTCATCCTTTTCCCAACGACCTATTTgaatggtgcccatgtttatcacatgtttatcaatttttgaacttcttttttGAACTCGTTGCATTCTTCTATGGAATGATCTTCATTGAGGTGGAAATTGCATCTTGCTTTCACAACGGCATTTCCTTGGATTAACCCAAATTTACATAACTCAGAGAAAATCAGTCCCATCGGGGCCTTAATTTTCTCGACCTCCTTTATTACTTGGTGATTTTCTTCGATTGCATTCACTATTGGCCCACCATGGACTGGTAGAGGATTATTCTTCACGCTAGGCtcgttttctttaaaattcaaccATCCAGCCTTAAGCAAATCGTGCACCTTAAATTTTAAAGCTAAGCAGTTTTCAGTAGAGTGTCCTACAGCCCCAGAGTGGTAATCACACACGGCATTCGAGTCATATCCTTTTGGGTAGGGTGGTTCTATAATTTTCCCGGGACATAGTGCTACCATAGAATTGCTAACCAGATGCGGTAATAACTCTGCATAGGTCATAGGGATTGGGTCGAAATGTACGAACTTCCTCCCACGATAGTTTTTCCCGTGACTTTCATATGAATCTTGATTCTCTTGTAAGTGTTGATTTAGAGTACCTGAGATTTGTGAAGTTGCAGCAGTGTAAGGGCGACGCACGAAAGAAGGATTAGCTGGGTTTGACGCCACAAAATGGCTTTCTTCCTCCTTTTTCTTATTCGCACCTGCGGACAActtttttgtgttatttaatccGGTATAGCCAGAAGCAGAGCGGTCGAGATTCATGGTGTATGTTTAACATCACCGGCTTAGCTTCGGTAGATTTTCCTTGCGATGAAGAGCCAGGAAAGCCCGAAGTAAGTGGTGAAGGTTGCACTTGAGGGAACTCGCCAGTACCATGTTGTGGATTTGTAGCCACGACCAGTGTATTGTTGTTGGGGAGACGAGTGTCTATGGGTGGGGTATAACTTGGAGGAAGACCATAAGGTGGAACTTGTTGTGTCTTCCCTTCTTGATAATTGGTGAAAAGGTGTGGAACGACGCCCGTTGGGTGAACAAGAGTGTTTTGGGGCACCTCCTCATCTACCAAAGGATTCCCATCATTTCTATTTCCGAGTGCTTGTAACATCTCCAAGATCTTGGTCATTTGCCCCTTGAGCTGGTTCACATCTTCTCTTATTTCTGTTTGCTCTAGCTCATCCATGATTTTTGACTGGGATCGTGTCCGATAACGGTGTCGTAAcaccaaattttttgtttgttgtgttATTTTTTCTGTGAAAGAATATGGCATGAGTATGCAATGTGATGTATGAAAATGTAATTGTGCATGAATGTTAAAGACATATTTATTGCTTGTTTGTGAATATCTTAACCAATAAAGAGAGGGCCATGGGATCAAAAGTGGggccaaatttaatttattgagaaAAAGTAAGATACAAGTTTTGCCACAAAACGAAAGTAGAAATCTAAAcatgaaatttgaaaatttaatgagccatcaattttttcatttgctcGATTAAACTTTTACAATGTTCAATAAAAATGGAGATCTCTTGAGGGGTAGAGAGAGGATTAGCCATCCCGTCAGCAGCTCTTAATAATGGTGGAATTTCTCCGATAGCAGAGTTGGTCAAATAAACTAGTTTGGAGAAACGATCCATCCAAAACATTCCTTCTTGAACAAGTCTCTCGATAGTGTCTTTTTGTGTATACATCTCGTCTTCTTTTCTTGCAAGTTCAACTCGGTATGCTTCGATGATCTCTTCTTGGCATTGCCTTTCTATCATGATCTTGTTTTCACATTCCGCTCTTACCTTCTCTATTTGTTGCTTCAGATTTGCTTCTTGCCGACGGATGATTTCATGCTTTTCCCCAGATTTCTTTAGCAACTCTTTAAGCCTAAGACCTTCAATCACTGCATCATCCCTTTCTTGACGTCTGAGTCTTAACTCTTCATTCGCACCCCGCAAACAGATTCGAGTTCTCTCCTtgctttcttcttcctctcttgCTCTTTTTTGTACTTTCTCAAGGATAAGGGATTGTTGGGTATTCTTATACTCCATATCTCTATAAGCCTGGTGAGCCATCTCCaattctttttgtaatttttcaatttcttgtCCTTTGAGAGCTAAGTCGGCCTCTAAATCTTCAGTGCTAAAAAAAGATTCTGTTGTTACTACCTCGGGAGTAATGATGGTGCTGTGAAAAGGCAACTTGACCTCTAATGCCCTCTTTTTCACCCAATTATGATATTCCTCTCCTATACCACAACTTCTAGGCCCTAATTCTTGTCCTCTTCTAACAACATCTTCCCAAGACTTACGTATTCTTCTCAACAAGCTAGCATCATAACCATCTCGTCCATGAATAACAAAAGATTTTGTTACATCCATTATTTGGGGTTTTTTCATAGGATAACCCAATTGTCTCAAGGCAACATAGGGACTATAATTTATACACCCTTTGGTTCCCATGAGGGGAACATCTACGAAAACACCGCATCTACAAATCACTTCATTTATATCTTGACTCTGGGAGTACCATTGAATCGTT contains:
- the LOC105852605 gene encoding uncharacterized protein, which codes for MDELEQTEIREDVNQLKGQMTKILEMLQALGNRNDGNPLVDEEVPQNTLVHPTGVVPHLFTNYQEGKTQQVPPYGLPPSYTPPIDTRLPNNNTLVVATNPQHGTGEFPQVQPSPLTSGFPGSSSQGKSTEAKPLSAGANKKKEEESHFVASNPANPSFVRRPYTAATSQISGTLNQHLQENQDSYESHGKNYRGRKFVHFDPIPMTYAELLPHLVSNSMVALCPGKIIEPPYPKGYDSNAVCDYHSGAVGHSTENCLALKFKVHDLLKAGWLNFKENEPSVKNNPLPVHGGPIVNAIEENHQVIKEVEKIKAPMGLIFSELCKFGLIQGNAVVKARCRWEKDDGMIATQSKEKLGITIPKPLVIHFTKEESMNSPGDFRTLIVQIPSPFSYKDNKAVPWNYNVEVHLAKQKDKDVSSSKTTAVTNVSGIGMTRNDRICSPGKSQREMRVVFEKAYTDKEEKKVENEKVENEVSNEEAQEFLKIIKQSEYKIVDQLNHTPTRISLLSLLMNSESHRKLLMKILNEAHVTHDITVDKFGGIINNITTNNHLTFTDDELPTEGRGHNKALHISVMCLDHIMSRVLIDNGSSLNVISKSTLAKLPCDGTYMRPSPMVVRAFDGSRREVMGEIDLPIQIGPVTFEITFHVMDIVPAYREGDLLVSNLSTTPYVETTKDALETAFQTLEIVDTAYVETTPIEPHMSNTAIMVAKFMLSRGHHPWHGLGKDEEGLKEPVELPENRDKWGLGYKPTRDDKRRLVKEKKEKRLARIENREPRIERIPICDIRRSFQSARPTSEIHIAAAEDDMFDGDANWIRPCGVGAEIRNWKVVKSPMIFNAIPIFGNSSFTDDCTKISLHNLNHLVSQTEKDNEEDYEPPLDLLRAVERETQGIMPFEELIEIVNLGTEERRKEIKVGTILKKEVYHKLIQLLHEYKDVFAWSYQDMPGLDTSIVEHRLPLKPDSSPVKQKLRRMKPDMSLKIREEIQKQFDSGFLAVENYPQWIANIVLVPKKDGKVRMCVDYRDLDKASPKDDFPLPHIDILVDNTARHSLFSFMDGFSGYNQIKMAAEDMEKTTFTTPWGTFCYKVMPFGLKNAGATYQRAMVTLFHDMIHKEVEVYVDDMIAKSQTEEEHIIDLKKLFKRLRKFKLKLNPSKCTFGVRSGKVLGFVVSQRGIEVDPDKIRAIAEMPPPSTEKEVRVLAALESKAKGLGVYGDSALVINQLNQEWETRDKKLIPYFTYIKELSLEFDKITFHHVPREDNQLADALATLSSMFQINRNDEIPSIKMESRDYPAYCHVMEEETDGKPWYHDIKHYLINREYPPGISENEKRTLRRLSASFFVNENILYKRNHDMVLLRCVDVNEAKEILQDIHDGSYGIHMNGHAMSRKILRAGYYWLTLEKDCYNYVKKCYKCQIYADNIHAPPVPLNTLSAPWPFSMWGVDVIGMIEPKASNGHRFILVAIDYFTKWVEAASYANVTKNVVVKFIKKGINMSLWSTKQDHY